The following nucleotide sequence is from Burkholderia gladioli.
ACGACGAAACGAACTTCGGCGGCAGCACCACGATCGGCACGCAGGTCGGGCAGACCATGGGGCAGGTCGGCGCGGGCGTGGTCGCCCAGTTGACCAAGCGCGGCAGCGTGTTCGCCACGCTCAGCTACCTGAGCAACCTCGGCGGCGAGCACCAGCGCACCATCACCGGCAATGCCGGCGTGCGCTGGGCGTGGTAGCGGCTGGCGGCATCAAGCCGCCGGCGAGAACGCCTGCTGCGCCGCCACCGTGTCGAGCGACTCGCGCAGCAGCTTGATCCTGCCGTTCTCCGCGACCAGCCGGCCCGCGTACATCTGCCGATAGACCTTGCCCGTCGAGGGCACCAGCGCCTCGACCGAGTATTCGCCGAAAACCTGCTCGGGCGTATCGATCAGGATGCGCACGTCCTTGAACGCGAAGTCCGGCACCTTCGCCAGCAGCGAGGCGATGAACCGCTCGATCGCCGCCGGTCCCTTGGCGCCCGTGCTCGGCGCGCCGAGGCTCGTCAGGTACGGCAGTTCGAGCACGCCGTCCTCGGCGAACAGCGCCGCGGCCGCCTTCGGGTCGCGTACCTTCTCGATGTAGTGGCGCAGCAGCGCCGATGCCTGTTCCATGATGTTTTCTCCGTTGAGCGGCCGCCGCGCGATGCATGCCTCACGCCCGTCGCGGGCGGCCGGGTATCGATCGACAGGGCGTTTCAGACTTGGGCCTGGCCGCCGTCGGCGGTGATCTCGGCGCCGTTGATGAAGCTCGAATCGTCCGAGGCCAGGAAGCTGACCACCTTGGCGATCTCCGACGGATCGGCCAGCCGGCCGATCGGCACCAGCGAGCTCAGGTAGGCGAGCAGGCCGTCCTGGCCTTCCCGGGTATCGCCGCCGAGTTCGGCCAGGCCGGTCGTGCGCGTCGAGCCGGGGCTCACCACGTTCACGCGGATGCCGCGCTCCTTCAGGTCCAGCACCCAGCTGCGTGCGAGCGCGCGCACGGCGGCCTTCGAGGCGCTGTAGATGCTGAAGGCCTGGGTGCCCGTCGAGCCCGCGATCGAGCCGTTCAGGATGATCGAGGCGCCTTGCGGCATCAGCGGCAGGGCCTTCTGCACGGTGAACACCACGGCCTTCACGTTGCGCGCGAAAGTGTCGTCGAAGTGCTGCTCGGTGATTTCGCCGAGCGGGGACATCGAGCCGCCGCCGGCATTGGTGAACAGCACGTCGAGTCGGCCTTCGGCGGCGCGGATCGTCTCGAACAGCGCGTCGAGATCGGCCGAGCGCGTCACGTCGCTGCGCACGCCGCGCGCGCCCTGGCCGATCGCCGCGACGGCCTGGTCCAGTTCCGCCTGGCGGCGGCCGGTGATGATCACGCGCGCGCCTTGCGCCGCCAGGTCCTTCGCCGCCGCCAGGCCGATCCCGCTCGTGCCGCCGGTTACCAGTGCCACCTTGCCTTCCAGTCGATTGCTCATGATCTTCTCCGGTTGATGAGTGTCGATGGCGTAACGATAGATATTTCCAGGAGAGAGAGAAATATCCATTTTTCAAATTGATTTTCCACATGTATGGATAATAGATAGACTGGCGGCTCATCTTGGAAAGGACGGGCACATGGATCAGTTGCTGGCTTTACGCGTCTTCGTGCGCATCGCCGAATCGGGCGGCTTCGGCAAGGCCGCCGATACGCTCGACGTGCCGCGCGCCACGGTATCCAAGCTGATCCAGGAGCTGGAGACGCACCTGCGCGTGAAGCTGTTCCAGCGCTCGACGCGCAAGGTGGTGGTGACGGAGGAGGGGCAGGCCTATTACCGCAATGCCGTGAAGCTGCTGGCCGATCTCGACGAGATGGACGGGCGCTTCGCCGACGTGCACGGCAAGCCGCGAGGGCGGGTACGTGTCGATATCGGCTCGTCATTCGCCAACCTGATCCTGCTGCCGCGCCTGCCCGAGTTCCGGCGCCGCTTTCCCGACATCCAGCTCGACATCGGCGTGAGTGACCGGCCGGCGGACCTGATCGGCGAAGGTGTCGATTGCGTGATCCGAGGCGGTGCGCTGGCGGATACCTCGCTGGTGGCCCGGCGCATCGCGAGCCTCGAATGGGGCACCTATGCCAGCGCGGCCTATGTCGCCGAGCGCGGCATGCCGGAGCATCCGGACGAATTGCGCGAGCGACACGATCTGGCGGGCTATTTCTCGTCGCAGACGGGGCGGCCGTTCCCCTTGCTGTTCGAGCGTGGCGACGAGCGCATCGCCGTCGAACCGCGCGGCGCCCGCGCCTGTTGCGTGAACGAGAGCACGGCGCACCTGAGCGCGCTGGTGAGCGGCTTGGGCGTGGGCCAGACCTTTGCGTTCAAGGCGCACCCCCGGGTGGAGCGTGGCGAGTTGGTGCGCTTGCTGCCGCGATGGACGCGGCCCGCGAATCCGATCCACGTGGTGTTCGCACAGGCCAGGTACAACAGCGCGCGGCTGCGGGTGTTCGTCGACTGGGTGGCCGAGCTGTTCGCGCCTTACGACAGCGAGCCGGGAAGAAGGTAGATGGGCATGGACGCGCGCGGTCGCGCGTGGCCTAGAGCTTCCTGGTCAGGTAACGGAAGCAGGTGGTCCGAAGCAGGATTCGCTTGTCATGCGCATCGCCGGAGATCTGCTCCGGTTCGCTCGCCGTGGACAGGAACGACATCACGAAGGCCGGACCGTAGGCGGCATGCACGGATTGCGCCACATCGAGCGAGGCCTTGCCGAGCCAGATCCGGTCGCGCCAATCGCATTTCATCTCCTGCTGCGCCACCCAGGCGTGAAGCAGCTCGACCAGTTGGGCGGCGGGCAGCCAGATGTCTCGCTGCCGTTTCGCGGCGAGTTGGGCGACCACCAGGAAATACAGCAAGCCGACGTACTTCATGAGGGCTTGCCTACCCGTCGGGAGCGGGTCCATGTCGTCACCGCGATCGTTCCGGCTGGTTCGGCCGGGAAGCCGTGCCCAGCCATGCGATGGTCGACGACTTCTGTGACAGGATGCCTTCGCATACCCACTTGGTTTCAAAGAAACCGGTGGCTTCCGCGGTTTCGATCAGGTCGGCGTAGAAGTCCACTTCCCGCAGGAGGGCATCGCGCAGGTTGATCAGCGAGGGCGATTGCCGATCGTCGCCGGCCGCGGGCCCGGCGGGCATGGCCGGAATCTCGGATACGGCATCCCCGGCTGGCGTGCCGATATCCTCGATTCGCATGACTGATTGACCGAGCAGGCGTTGCTGCTCGATGGTTTGCGTCAGCAGGGTTTCCATCTCCGGGCGCTGCTCGTCCGATGCCAGCGCCCGGCTGAGGACGTGCCTGAGACGCTGCTCGGTTTCCCGGCCCAGGGAGCGGGCTTCGCGCAGTTGATCCAGGAGATCGTTTCGGTTCGGCGGCATGGCGGTCGGTTCCACTGGGTGGGCCTTGCATAGGATGGCCGATCGCGTCGGCCATGCATCGGCCGGGGTTCAGCCTTCGGCGCTCAGGGCTTTCTCGATCGCGGCGATCAGTTTGAAGGCGTCGTCCCGATCGAGTATGAAGCCGCGGTTGGCGTATTCGCAGCCGAACGCGTAGTAGGTCGGCAGCAGGGTGAGCTTGTTCAGGTCCTGGTTGAAGTCGACCTCGCAGCGCGTCAACGCGAAGTACGTCCGGCCAGCGAGTTGCCTGACTTCCATTTCGTCTTCCTCAGTACTGCTTCGGAGGCGGCATGGCGCGCCTGAGCCGGGCGCGTTGCCGGGACACAGCGCTGGCGAGCTTGCGCTTGCGCTCCGCGGTCGGCTTCTCGTAGGCGCCGCGTGCGCGCAGTTCCTGGATCAGGCCGGCCTTCTGGATTTCCCGGCGGAAGCGGCGCAGCGCGACCTCGACGGGTTCGTTGACTTTCAGTATGACTTTGGTCATATCCACCTTGAGGAAAAACTCGGATTTCCGGCGGTGCGCCATCGATGCACGCGGCATGCCGGATGGGATCAGGACGGTATCCAGTTCTCGCCGCCATGCTTGTCGATGACGTCTTGCGCGAACTTGAGCGAGGCGCGACGCGCGGCGCCGGCGCTCATGAACGGCGGCGTCTCGTTCAGCTTGAACGTGTCGCTGTAGGTCAGGGTCTCGCCGCGCAGGCAGATCTTGACCGCCGCGTCGAAGCCGTCGTCGTAGTTGCGGCCCGAACCGGCCGTGGATTCCGTGTGCGGATAGATCAGCGGATAGATCTCGAAGCCGCGATAGAAGTGCATGCCCATAATCGCCTCCTGGCGAGCAGCGGTGATTGAAGCGGTGAATCCTGAGGCGCTGTCGGAACATGACATGTCCGGCAGCTTGCGATGAGAAGGAGGTCGAATGATCGACGGATGAGGCGAGCAGACGAGGAGGGTCGAGGCGAAAGGGGTTAGGCGAAGAATGCGTGGCCTCGAAGCGTGGTTCATCATACTCCGCTTGCCTTGGAAGAAACGGCGGCGGCATGCATATTTATTTCGAACGCGGTGCGCACGGTTATTTCGAACGCGGTGCGCACGGCGCGCGCGTCGTTTGCCGGCGCCGCGGCAAACCGCTTTCGATGAATCGTGCGCAGCCAGGCTGCACGGGGTCGGCGACCGGCCCTCAATCTTTCGCGAGGTGCCGCGGCGCGCCTGCGCAAGCGAAATAACTTGACCGATGCCGCCTTAGCGCGTAAGGTCTGTCGCTGAAGTCTCCAAGAAGCGCGATTGCTGCTCATCACTGACCGCTAAGCTGCGGTATTCGTTGTCCTCTCCCTCCTTGATTCTTTTGCGTGCCCGAACACGGCGCGCGGCTCTGTACGTCTTATCAATATCAAAGGATTTTCATGGACACCGGTATCGTCAAGTGGTTCAACGACAGCAAGGGTTTCGGCTTCATCGCGCCGGACAACAGCAAGGACGACCTCTTTG
It contains:
- a CDS encoding nuclear transport factor 2 family protein — its product is MEQASALLRHYIEKVRDPKAAAALFAEDGVLELPYLTSLGAPSTGAKGPAAIERFIASLLAKVPDFAFKDVRILIDTPEQVFGEYSVEALVPSTGKVYRQMYAGRLVAENGRIKLLRESLDTVAAQQAFSPAA
- a CDS encoding SDR family NAD(P)-dependent oxidoreductase, with product MSNRLEGKVALVTGGTSGIGLAAAKDLAAQGARVIITGRRQAELDQAVAAIGQGARGVRSDVTRSADLDALFETIRAAEGRLDVLFTNAGGGSMSPLGEITEQHFDDTFARNVKAVVFTVQKALPLMPQGASIILNGSIAGSTGTQAFSIYSASKAAVRALARSWVLDLKERGIRVNVVSPGSTRTTGLAELGGDTREGQDGLLAYLSSLVPIGRLADPSEIAKVVSFLASDDSSFINGAEITADGGQAQV
- a CDS encoding LysR family transcriptional regulator; amino-acid sequence: MDQLLALRVFVRIAESGGFGKAADTLDVPRATVSKLIQELETHLRVKLFQRSTRKVVVTEEGQAYYRNAVKLLADLDEMDGRFADVHGKPRGRVRVDIGSSFANLILLPRLPEFRRRFPDIQLDIGVSDRPADLIGEGVDCVIRGGALADTSLVARRIASLEWGTYASAAYVAERGMPEHPDELRERHDLAGYFSSQTGRPFPLLFERGDERIAVEPRGARACCVNESTAHLSALVSGLGVGQTFAFKAHPRVERGELVRLLPRWTRPANPIHVVFAQARYNSARLRVFVDWVAELFAPYDSEPGRR
- the rpsU gene encoding 30S ribosomal protein S21, which encodes MTKVILKVNEPVEVALRRFRREIQKAGLIQELRARGAYEKPTAERKRKLASAVSRQRARLRRAMPPPKQY